Proteins encoded within one genomic window of Haematobia irritans isolate KBUSLIRL chromosome 5, ASM5000362v1, whole genome shotgun sequence:
- the LOC142238962 gene encoding larval cuticle protein 65Ag1-like, which translates to MFKYLIVFACFAALAFAAPAKEDKEVVEIIKSEITKHEDGSYQVAVETGDGTHREEEASVVDEGTENEALEIKGSYKYINDDGDEVEVFYTAGVNGFVPYGSVINPEITAVAKAAKDLPKDEADYKKRNKNAE; encoded by the coding sequence ctgattgttttcgccTGCTTCGCCGCTCTGGCTTTCGCTGCCCCTGCTAAGGAAGATAAAGAAGTTGTTGAAATTATTAAATCGGAAATCACCAAACACGAAGATGGCTCCTATCAGGTAGCAGTTGAAACTGGAGATGGTACTCACCGCGAAGAGGAAGCCTCTGTTGTGGATGAAGGAACTGAAAATGAAGCACTAGAAATCAAAGGATCTTACAAATACAtcaatgatgatggtgatgaagtTGAAGTCTTCTATACCGCTGGTGTCAATGGTTTCGTTCCCTACGGTAGTGTGATTAACCCAGAAATCACTGCTGTCGCAAAGGCTGCCAAGGATTTGCCTAAGGATGAAGCTGACTACAAAAAGAGAAACAAGAATgccgaataa